In Sesamum indicum cultivar Zhongzhi No. 13 linkage group LG8, S_indicum_v1.0, whole genome shotgun sequence, the sequence AAAGGAGGGGGAAGAGGGAGTGAAGAGTGGAGTTCTTTTTTTGATATGGTGGAGTTGCTTTATGAGTTCTTGgcttttcattatttcatacTTATGCTACTTTCTTAAGTTGAAATTAAAGGCTTTGTTTTGTGggaatgaaattgaaaacacaGGGAGGgaaaattattacctaaataTGTTTCCTCAActccaattaattatagaataaatacaatatattttgtataattgattattttttttaaattatacataaattaaattatgagtatattatatttatcatataattaatttaatttcaaccaAACTTATACGACAGTATAGAAAGGTCTAGTGACTATGTGTTGTGATTagtgcaatatatatatagatagatagatagatcaTGTAGATGTGTAATGGTAAATGGAAAACAGTGGTGTGTGCATGATGAAGAATGGCCACAAAAGAATCAGCTATGGCTTTTTGGCAATTAGTTGAGCAAAGAATTGATTTAGTGAGTGAGGAAGGGGGTTGGGCTGCTGTTTCCTAAGATTTAATAATTGCGGGAAGAGATAGTTCTGAATTGACGCAACCTAAAATCTCATTCAATGCCACATTCCTTCCTCTCATTGCTTGCATTTATTACACATCTTTTACAAGCCAAGCTACCCATAATTTTtcacaagaaataaaaaagaccaCACATCATCATACTTACTTCAAAGAAGAGATGaatgatattataaatcataattgcatttattaattgatacaATGCAATTATTACTGCTCTACTCAATTTGATGAGATTCAAATTCAGAAACTCGACTCAGTGAAATAGCATCAACTAGGATTAGTTAAGAGTAAAAGAAACCTTCCTATACGGGAAAGGAGAGTAGACATACAAGATTTCGTTCCATCAGTTTCTCATATAAATACAAGATTCTTCAGGCATTCAGTTTCATAAGAGATAAAACTGTGACAGATATTTAACAATTTCCATGCTTCAGCAGGACAAAGCACACAGCTCAAGGGCAGAATTCATACATTCAGTTCCTTCCATGAATAACTTTTTAGTCTGCCTCGGTCTCCGCCACCGAATTGCTTATCAATTTTGAGTAGTTATTGAACTGCACacacaatttataattatcagaACAATTTGAGTAGGTTTAATTGCTCAATGGCTTGTgaattaactaattttattaagagTTGTAGAAGTAAATTGATCGAGATTATGGCGACGgaattaagaaaattgtaagaagaacagaaaatctaattaataaagaaacagaaaaaaataacaaaagaaactaTAAACATGAAAAGGTGTACCTCAGCCACAATTTCTTCACATTTACTGCCTAATTCTTGCATTGTGGCTTCTCCCTCCTcctttacaatatttttctttgaaattatagCATCCGCCTGTAAAACGTTACATgcatataaatgtaaaatcaGACAATTAGTTCAATAAAGTAACCTTAGAAAATTGAGATATGTACATACCTCTGAAACCACAGATTCCACCTGTCTATGCCTCACTTCTAACGCCTTCCTCTTTGATCCCACTtctaattttacattatttaactCTTTGGTCACCTCCTCATGCTTGAGAGCTGTCTCTTTCTCCAACTGTCTTCTAAACTCTTTTAACTGGTCCGCTGCAGATTATATTGAACTTAAGAGCAAGAGCAAAGTAGAAAGAATAGTAATTCAAAGGAGATTAAACTATGGGTACCTATTGATTGTAGCTCCACAACTTTTGCTTCGAGTGACTTAATCAAAACTCCTTCATCACTGAGTTTGCTTTTGAGGACTTTAACATCTTTATCAACTGACTTCGCAGAATTTACCTGTTGGCACTTGGCAGTAATGAACAGCAAATCAAAGAATCAGACATGAAAACAAGTGCTTGCATTAGCCACATGGACTATCCTAGAGGTCACGTTTATTGATGTTACTTTTCCACTTCGATGCAGATTTGacaaccaaaagaaaataaagggaAGAAAGAATGACCAGATTTCGGCGAAATTAAAAACACAACGAATCCCCAAAAAGAGATATAAAAGATGCACCTTTGCAGTTTGACCCATTCCACTAAAGGTTTATATCACCATAAAATAGTAAAGGAGAACAAGGTCATGAAGCATAACTAATGTGCATTCGATATTGACAAACCTGCTCTTGTACTGCTTGCATCTGAGCGAAGTGTTTAGACATTTTCTTGCAAGCCTGAGggccaaaaagaaaatctcagTAAGCTCATTGAATATCATCAAAGAGTCAAAATAAGTACATAAATGCGTTTACAATGAGTTCGTAAATGCAACTCCTGGAGTGAATTTAAATAGTAACAGAAACGGCCATGGCATACAATTCAGTCAACAAAAATATGGATGATTATGAAGGTCAAATTTTAATGTGACTAGTTCTAGACACAGAACACCTTAGCATATGCCTCAAGTATGGTGGTTTTATCCTGGAAAGCTTGTACTGCAGCTCTTTCAGCATTCTTTGTCTCAATTTGCACCAACTTTTTCTCCTCCAGAGCCCTCTGTAAAAGTTGGTCATAACAGTTTAGAAAATTGGGACAATCAAGAAAACAGATACAATAGACAGTTAGGCTATAAGGGTTTCAGCGGAATACTTCTTCAATCCAACCTATTAAGAAGGATCTTAGTCAGCTATGAATATATTGAGTAAGGCATGCTACACAATGTTAGACACAAAGAAAAAGTCTAAACATCAGGCTTAATTATAGGATAAGACAGACTTGAGTACCGGGTTTGGTTAGATGAATTACACATGGTATCTAGAGGAAGACAGACCGGTTGAAACAAAGTACTATGAAATAAGTTCACCCTTGAAATGACAcaacaaaaatacaacataaacAGGTTTCAGCAAATTAAAGTCACATACCAATGGTATAACCCAGTAAAGATGCAATGCATGGATAACCCCCCCAACATGATTGACGCCTTGGTTCCTTATTAATGCCTGAACAGTGGATCTGGTATGTTTATCAACTATATGACACCATCAGTTCGGGCATACACTGATACTCCCTATAAAGTATAACTTTATGTAGCCTAATCCTGTATCCTTTTTTGGCTTTGACGTGATTGGTCCATTGAACCATGGCATGGCACAGAAAACTCATGCATTTAAGACACAACAGCAAGTAGGCAAATTGATGCATATCAGCATTTAAGATACACATTACCTGAAGCTTGTCTGGTGACTGGACAATTTTGGACCGTAAATTGGCATTTTCTTGGACACTTTGGACTAACGCGAATTCTGCTTCAGATATCTGATATGCATAAGAATCAGGAAGAGTTACGACTAGAAACACAAACATATGCAAATCCAGTTTGGCAACTGATGTTGACAAAGGTAAAACTTAAGACATATCTTCGGAATAAACTAATATGGCTTGCCTTATATTAAGCTGTGAACCTTGCAAGGGAAATTGTAGTAGGCAAATATAAACATACAGATAAAACAGAAGAATCCACTTAAAGAATCCAAGATATTGAATGAAGACAAACATTAAGCCACAAGCCGAACCTTCTCATCCATTTCTTTAGCTTTCTCCTTCAATTGCTTAATTGAAGTCTTCAAGGTCATTTGATGCTTGTTAAGACCTGAAACAGTCTGATGAAGTTCCTTGACTTTTGAATTTACTTCTTGGACAAGCGGCACCTCCCTCTCTCTCAACTCTTCACACTCTGCTATCTCCGCATTCAACTGacgttgaaaaattaagaaacagGTATATACATCAATCAACATCTCATATAAGTATCAGCAAAAACCTTAGACTCAAAATAGTACCTGGGACATTCTATCTTTAGCAGCTAGTTCTCGCTCCTCAAAAAGATTCAAATCATCCCCAATAGGCTTCAATAGATCTAATTTTGTCTCTCtaaaccaaaataaaagtaCAATTATTCATCGAATATAATTTCATTCTATTGCCCACCAGACAATCCAGAAGCAACCACCATgtatttttgcaaaaaaaaccTGTAGATGTAAAAATTGAGAAGGGCGCTGAGAAAGAGTTCCGTGCGTTCAGTCTCCGGCTTTATCAAGTCTTTCGGAGTGAAAGCCTTGGGGCAATTGACGGCAGCGACAAGCTCTCGGATTTTGTTGTACAAATTCATGACCTGAACTGAGTGCATGTGATGATCCGGGTTTTCAAGGAGTTCCAGCGCCCCGAACTCCATCTGCCCCTGGTCCTCCCTGGAGACTTATGGACATTATAAATGGAATTCAACAACTACGCACACAAGCATCGggaaggaagaaaagaaaaatctagaATCCACTAAGATTTAGGGTTAGTGTTTTCTCACTGAAGTGtgtctatgaggaggaaaaTTTGGGTGTAGAGGTTGAAGATAAGGTCTGGGTCTGGGCGGAGGAGATCCGCCTCCGACAGGGTGGCGATTTGGGAGTCCGCCAGCGCAGCAAGGATCTCGTGCCGAGGAAGTCTCGGGTACTCAAACTTCGACATCTCTGAGCCGACCTACTTCTGATGAGGATTGAGACAAAGCTTTCTGCCCACAAAGTGTTTGCGATATGGACGCACAGCTGATTACAGAGAGTGTGCTATGTGCCTGCAGTGGGGGTGAGGGGTGGAAATTTTCCCGCCTGCAGTGGGGATGTAAATCCATTCAATTTCCCAACAAGTCCGGACATCTCAATTGGATCGGGTTGGCCCGATTATTTAACGGGTCGATATAGGTTGCAAGGCCCAGTGGCTGAATACTGCAATTATTGATAAAGcccatttaaaataatattgattattgaacaataataattatttatttaaggaatatttatatttacacccctaatttataatttatttacataaattatcattacccttatcttttatataattacaaaaatcacccCTAACAAGTAATGCTATTGACGTTTTTGTAaagtgtgtgtaatttttcaaaaactatagatgatttatataaatgatgttCACATTTATaatgggtatatatataattttttaaaatataataataatttatatacataaatcatAGATTAAGAGTatagatgtaattattcctttatttaataagccgtgactataatattataataaaacctcacaaaacttaataatttttcaaatatgagtaaattattaaatatagaaatcaaatgtataaataatctGCAAGAAGAATAATGGGTTGAGAGTACATACAAAGTAGTAAAGATTTTGATGATTAAATTGGTAAAAGTGAACATCTTAAAACATCTctagtgattttttttaatttatttatagacaattataattttatatgtatttttcacTAATATAAGTTGTttcgttattttttatactagcTATCGTGGCACATCATTTTTGGtacatataacaaataaattttcacacTTAAAATTAcgttataaataataataaaatacataatcaacacgtcatattttaaaaaataaaataaataaacttaagaATACTATCAATACCAATGTTTTTGTTACAATATAAGAAACACACAATTATTGTGTAGAATTCatattagaaaatacaatACTTCATCCCCAGAAACACACTTGGGAGGTGCCCACCTCCTTATTACAGGTACAatccaaataatataaagcgCATTTCTTAAAAGTAACAACTAAcagttttataaattaattttcgaTTTGAAAAATGCTACGAATTCTTGAGATACATTAAGTGCAGCTTGGAGGACGGGCGACGATAAAGCTTTCCAAGCCGATTCTTTTCCAGCCAATTGCCCTACTATCGGCCTGCAACCAAAAGTATCAAACAATcattattttcagttttaatcCATTATTGAGTGCTCAAAACCCTTTATTTCAACTATTTATTGGTCAAAaccatttattttagattacTCTATGCTcgttctttaaattttttattgcgaaaaaataaaaaatgtatccTGAACTTACCTTGAAGACGTGGAAAGACAAAAGAATTCCATTCCATGTTCACCGGCTAATTGAGTTGCTGCGAAGAACTTTGGCACCACGAATGCCTGATCTTCTTGCACGTCGGCATCCAAGACTCGGGTACCATTAAGGCCCATGATTTGAACCCGACCACTGCCTTTTAGGACATAAATGATTTGAGATCCGTTCACATTATAATACGGGTTTAGGATAGAGTGAGATTCTAGCCTCACCAGGCTAGCACTAAGCCCAATTTTTTCAAGCAGAGGAAAATTTTCGGCAGTTATTTCAGCATAATTGACTCCAGAAGaaattaaatcatccaaattgAAAACATATTCTCTAGTGTCGCAATTGGATTGATTGGGcatatttattcctttatCAAGCTTGACAAGCAACGGATTAGCTTGGCTGTGTACTAGCGTCTCCGTTTCCGACTCTTTCAAgtgaaatattttagtaataaattcAGGAGAAAATGTTGCCAGAACACCGATGGGCCCTGTCAGGAAAAAGTAGTCGAATTGGCCTGGACTGTAGGATTGGCTACTCTcacctaaaaatattatggtgAAATCGGAATCACCACCGTTGAACCACCAGGAAATAGCCCCCATTTGCACCGGAATGGCGTCCCCTTTGTTGATTATCAGGACTTTCTCTTGTGGGTCATTTGGAAAGACAAGTCCTACTATGCATGTACCTGTTTTAAGCTAATTAGTAATTACTAAACTTAAAACACTgaataatgacaaaaatttgtggaaattaattcaaaaatcgTCGTCGTTTTTCTATggatattattttcaagaaaaatatttgaatttctttagCATGCAAAGGCCGAACGTGGTTCAGGGATTTGTTCTTGTAAGCATTGCAATAGTTCAAGGACCTGTAAGTTCTCAAAGATCACCGGCACAAAATGTATTTCTACCCATTATTGTATAAGCGTAGACAGCACAAACCTTGGGCAACATAACCGATCTTAAAAGTGTCTGCGTAGTGCGGCAGAGCAAAGCCGCGCGGACGCAAAACCAGTTTTCCGGCGGCGACCTTGGCCTGGGGAATC encodes:
- the LOC105169140 gene encoding probable kinetochore protein NUF2; translation: MSKFEYPRLPRHEILAALADSQIATLSEADLLRPDPDLIFNLYTQIFLLIDTLQEDQGQMEFGALELLENPDHHMHSVQVMNLYNKIRELVAAVNCPKAFTPKDLIKPETERTELFLSALLNFYIYRETKLDLLKPIGDDLNLFEERELAAKDRMSQLNAEIAECEELREREVPLVQEVNSKVKELHQTVSGLNKHQMTLKTSIKQLKEKAKEMDEKISEAEFALVQSVQENANLRSKIVQSPDKLQRALEEKKLVQIETKNAERAAVQAFQDKTTILEAYAKACKKMSKHFAQMQAVQEQVNSAKSVDKDVKVLKSKLSDEGVLIKSLEAKVVELQSIADQLKEFRRQLEKETALKHEEVTKELNNVKLEVGSKRKALEVRHRQVESVVSEADAIISKKNIVKEEGEATMQELGSKCEEIVAEFNNYSKLISNSVAETEAD
- the LOC105169425 gene encoding glutelin type-A 3; translated protein: MDFNLSPQPADTTVYEGDAGGYYSWTGAKSPAIPQAKVAAGKLVLRPRGFALPHYADTFKIGYVAQGTCIVGLVFPNDPQEKVLIINKGDAIPVQMGAISWWFNGGDSDFTIIFLGESSQSYSPGQFDYFFLTGPIGVLATFSPEFITKIFHLKESETETLVHSQANPLLVKLDKGINMPNQSNCDTREYVFNLDDLISSGVNYAEITAENFPLLEKIGLSASLVRLESHSILNPYYNVNGSQIIYVLKGSGRVQIMGLNGTRVLDADVQEDQAFVVPKFFAATQLAGEHGMEFFCLSTSSRPIVGQLAGKESAWKALSSPVLQAALNVSQEFVAFFKSKINL